One stretch of Ipomoea triloba cultivar NCNSP0323 chromosome 8, ASM357664v1 DNA includes these proteins:
- the LOC116027490 gene encoding RNA-binding protein 25 isoform X1, with product MADATPLQDPTDSNPQRETDSIDPKPQPDSEQTPPQPPSAPSSSIPPPNANPSTPPPPSLISPPSIQPYPAPSFRPATPPALLPGTAPQFSPIPSPALQQTPNYQTPGIPPPGVSSVSPPVMIAPPPGAPPPGAGVQMGYVQPPFAMPGQPLRPYAPMPNGYPGMPQSLPQGGAPPPGVHRYPSPYPMIRQMYPPRPPIGVGIVPPLMRPPVPVIRGPIIPPVIRPAPSPLVTQTEKTHITVYVGKISPTVENDFMLSLLQLCGPVKSWKRVQDPTNGTLKGFGLCEFESAEGVLRALRLLSKLSIDGQELMLNVNLATKGYLKQYVKKKIESSTKPKDQEDTGAADKGEENVSDAEKSEASKTASEHPEPTPEDSNKDNEKENKENHDTSTFGLVTDEDKQADQEASEKLTDMIKERLKNKPLPPPPPPPQLLPTDAGGNLNVENHSRSKDGESDADAVKNEVKNEDDLTSESKPSSEHDREGTSSPDRRRHDRSSRDRDRDIKREKERELERYEREREQERAKREKEREYKIREDERRYKVREKEWESREREKEHWRKREREREKERAHERKLEIMELEHDGDDGYKRRKYRSSDEERKRRHREKEDDLADRLKEEEEIAEAKQRDDEQQQKKEQEEALRILSGHVANGHDRAVSPEKNNREDKSVVITSDLNLSHSEALPHNSIGDESMWAATAASDTRQNSNAPAAKKLGFGLQGSGKRAAVPSFFNEDEDEDMQKEKKMRPLVPIDYSTEEQPVVHPSIPEAPSLNSITAIETAKRISNVNSKEDRLDAEKDRSRRSHERSSHRERERHDEESRKENVDHDRAREHRPDKTRTPDNQKLLDAKQLIDMIPKTKNELFSFEINWAIYDKNELHERMRPWIAKKITEFLGEEEPTLVDYIVSSTQEHVKATEMLERLQVILDEEAEMFVLKMWRMLIFEIKKVETGLSSRSKS from the exons ATGGCGGACGCAACTCCTCTTCAAGATCCTACTGATTCCAATCCTCAACGAGAAACCGATTCCATTGACCCGAAACCTCAGCCCGATTCCGAACAAACGCCTCCCCAACCGCCTTCCGCACCTTCATCATCTATTCCGCCGCCAAACGCTAACCCTAGCACTCCGCCGCCGCCCTCTCTAATCTCTCCGCCGTCGATCCAGCCTTACCCTGCCCCCTCTTTCCGCCCCGCGACGCCGCCTGCTCTGCTACCCGGTACTGCTCCTCAATTCTCGCCTATCCCTAGCCCTGCCTTGCAGCAAACTCCCAACTATCAGACGCCTGGGATTCCGCCCCCTGGAGTCAGCTCCGTGTCGCCGCCGGTTATGATTGCACCTCCTCCGGGGGCTCCGCCTCCCGGTGCTGGGGTTCAGATGGGTTATGTTCAGCCGCCTTTTGCGATGCCAGGGCAGCCATTGAGACCCTATGCTCCAATGCCGAATGGTTATCCAGGCATGCCTCAGTCTCTTCCCCAAGGAGGCGCCCCTCCTCCAG GAGTTCATCGTTATCCCTCACCATACCCAATGATTCGGCAAATGTACCCTCCTCGCCCACCGATAGGTGTAGGCATTGTTCCTCCCTTGATGCGCCCGCCAGTTCCTGTCATTCGTGGTCCAATCATTCCTCCTGTTATTAGGCCGGCTCCCTCTCCACTTGTTACACAAACAGAGAAAACTCATATAACAGTTTATGTTGGCAAGATATCTCCAACTGTAGAAAATGATTTCATGCTTTCTCTATTGCAG CTCTGTGGGCCTGTAAAAAGTTGGAAGCGTGTTCAAGATCCTACAAATGGAACATTAAAAGGTTTCGGATTGTGTGAATTTGAGTCTGCTGAAGGTGTTCTTCGTGCATTGCGATTGCTTAGCAAATTAAGTATTGATGGGCAAGAATTGATG TTGAATGTCAATCTAGCAACTAAGGGATATCTTAAACAAtatgttaaaaagaaaatagaaagcTCAACTAAACCCAAAGATCAGGAGGATACTGGAGCGGCTgacaaaggggaagaaaatgtGTCAGATGCTGAAAAAAGTGAAGCTTCAAAGACTGCCTCAGAACACCCAGAGCCCACCCCGGAAGACTCAAATAAAGATAAtgagaaggaaaataaagaaaaccATGATACCAGCACCTTTGGCCTTGTTACTGATGAAGATAAGCAAGCTGACCAGGAGGCCTCAGAGAAGCTTACAGACATGATAAAGGAAAGGCTAAAGAATAAACCAttgccgccgccgcctccgccCCCTCAGTTATTACCTACTGATGCTGGTGGCAACTTGAATGTGGAAAACCATTCTAGGTCAAAAGATGGGGAATCAGATGCAGATGCAGTAAAAAATG AAGTAAAAAATGAAGATGATTTGACAAGCGAAAGTAAGCCATCAAGTGAGCATGATAGAGAAGGAACAAGCTCTCCTGATCGCAGAAGGCATGATAGGAGCAGTAGAGACCGGGACCGAGACATAAAGAGGGAGAAGGAAAGAGAGCTTGAAAGATATGAGAGAGAACGGGAACAAGAGCGGGCTAAGagagaaaaggagagagagTACAAAATTCGGGAAGATGAGCGTAGGTATAAGGTACGAGAAAAGGAATGGGAGTCTAGAGAAAGGGAGAAAGAGCATTGGAGGAAAAGAGAGCgggaaagagagaaagaaagggCACATGAGCGCAAGTTGGAAATAATGGAACTAGAACATGATGGTGATGATGGTTACAAAAGGAGGAAATACAGAAGTAGTGATGAGGAGAGAAAAAGGAGACACAGAGAAAAAGAAGATGACTTGGCCGACAGattgaaagaagaagaagagattgCTGAGGCTAAACAGAGGGATGATGAGCAACAGCAAAAGAAAGAGCAAGAGGAGGCATTAAGAATCCTATCTGGTCATGTAGCTAATGGACATGACAGAGCTGTTTCACCTGAGAAAAACAATCGCGAAGATAAGAGTGTTGTGATCACTTCTGATCTGAATTTGAGTCACA GTGAAGCACTTCCACATAATAGTATTGGTGATGAATCAATGTGGGCAGCTACTGCTGCATCAGATACAAGGCAAAATAGCAATGCCCCGGCGGCTAAAAAGTTGGGATTTGGCCTACAAGGGTCAGGAAAAAGAGCTGCTGTTCCTTCATTTTTTAATGAGGATGAGGACGAGGACATgcaaaaagagaagaaaatgagACCACTTGTTCCAATTGATTACTCAACAGAAGAGCAGCCGGTTGTCCATCCTTCCATTCCTGAAGCACCCTCTTTGAACTCAATTACAGCAATAGAAACTGCAAAACGTATTTCTAATGTTAACTCTAAAGAGGATAGACTGGATGCAGAAAAGGATAGAAGCAGAAGGTCTCATGAAAGATCTAGTCATCGGGAACGTGAAAGGCATGATGAAGAGAGCCGAAAGGAAAATGTTGACCATGACCGAGCTCGGGAACATAGGCCTGATAAAACGCGGACTCCAGATAATCAGAAGCTTTTAGATGCAAAACAACTGATCGATATGATTCCAAAGACTAAAAATGAGTTGTTTTCATTCGAGATAAATTGGGCTATCTATGACAAG AATGAACTGCATGAAAGAATGAGGCCATGGATTGCTAAGAAGATTACAGAATTTCTGGGAGAGGAGGAACCCACATTGGTAGACTATATAGTCTCCAGCACTCAAGAACACGTGAAGGCGACTGAGATGCTGGAGAGGCTGCAAGTGATATTAGATGAAGAAGCTGAAATGTTTGTTTTGAAGATGTGGAGGATGCTCATCTTCGAAATCAAGAAAGTTGAAACTGGTTTGTCTTCCAGGTCCAAGTCCTAA
- the LOC116027490 gene encoding RNA-binding protein 25 isoform X2 — MASYCSSLETTDYPTTKFLRTMLTTECSLPFYPKVICCSAGVHRYPSPYPMIRQMYPPRPPIGVGIVPPLMRPPVPVIRGPIIPPVIRPAPSPLVTQTEKTHITVYVGKISPTVENDFMLSLLQLCGPVKSWKRVQDPTNGTLKGFGLCEFESAEGVLRALRLLSKLSIDGQELMLNVNLATKGYLKQYVKKKIESSTKPKDQEDTGAADKGEENVSDAEKSEASKTASEHPEPTPEDSNKDNEKENKENHDTSTFGLVTDEDKQADQEASEKLTDMIKERLKNKPLPPPPPPPQLLPTDAGGNLNVENHSRSKDGESDADAVKNEVKNEDDLTSESKPSSEHDREGTSSPDRRRHDRSSRDRDRDIKREKERELERYEREREQERAKREKEREYKIREDERRYKVREKEWESREREKEHWRKREREREKERAHERKLEIMELEHDGDDGYKRRKYRSSDEERKRRHREKEDDLADRLKEEEEIAEAKQRDDEQQQKKEQEEALRILSGHVANGHDRAVSPEKNNREDKSVVITSDLNLSHSEALPHNSIGDESMWAATAASDTRQNSNAPAAKKLGFGLQGSGKRAAVPSFFNEDEDEDMQKEKKMRPLVPIDYSTEEQPVVHPSIPEAPSLNSITAIETAKRISNVNSKEDRLDAEKDRSRRSHERSSHRERERHDEESRKENVDHDRAREHRPDKTRTPDNQKLLDAKQLIDMIPKTKNELFSFEINWAIYDKNELHERMRPWIAKKITEFLGEEEPTLVDYIVSSTQEHVKATEMLERLQVILDEEAEMFVLKMWRMLIFEIKKVETGLSSRSKS, encoded by the exons ATGGCTTCATATTGCAGTTCTTTAGAGACCACTGACTACCCCACTACTAAATTTTTG AGGACCATGTTAACAACTGAGTGCTCATTGCCTTTTTATCCCAAG GTTATTTGTTGTTCAGCTG GAGTTCATCGTTATCCCTCACCATACCCAATGATTCGGCAAATGTACCCTCCTCGCCCACCGATAGGTGTAGGCATTGTTCCTCCCTTGATGCGCCCGCCAGTTCCTGTCATTCGTGGTCCAATCATTCCTCCTGTTATTAGGCCGGCTCCCTCTCCACTTGTTACACAAACAGAGAAAACTCATATAACAGTTTATGTTGGCAAGATATCTCCAACTGTAGAAAATGATTTCATGCTTTCTCTATTGCAG CTCTGTGGGCCTGTAAAAAGTTGGAAGCGTGTTCAAGATCCTACAAATGGAACATTAAAAGGTTTCGGATTGTGTGAATTTGAGTCTGCTGAAGGTGTTCTTCGTGCATTGCGATTGCTTAGCAAATTAAGTATTGATGGGCAAGAATTGATG TTGAATGTCAATCTAGCAACTAAGGGATATCTTAAACAAtatgttaaaaagaaaatagaaagcTCAACTAAACCCAAAGATCAGGAGGATACTGGAGCGGCTgacaaaggggaagaaaatgtGTCAGATGCTGAAAAAAGTGAAGCTTCAAAGACTGCCTCAGAACACCCAGAGCCCACCCCGGAAGACTCAAATAAAGATAAtgagaaggaaaataaagaaaaccATGATACCAGCACCTTTGGCCTTGTTACTGATGAAGATAAGCAAGCTGACCAGGAGGCCTCAGAGAAGCTTACAGACATGATAAAGGAAAGGCTAAAGAATAAACCAttgccgccgccgcctccgccCCCTCAGTTATTACCTACTGATGCTGGTGGCAACTTGAATGTGGAAAACCATTCTAGGTCAAAAGATGGGGAATCAGATGCAGATGCAGTAAAAAATG AAGTAAAAAATGAAGATGATTTGACAAGCGAAAGTAAGCCATCAAGTGAGCATGATAGAGAAGGAACAAGCTCTCCTGATCGCAGAAGGCATGATAGGAGCAGTAGAGACCGGGACCGAGACATAAAGAGGGAGAAGGAAAGAGAGCTTGAAAGATATGAGAGAGAACGGGAACAAGAGCGGGCTAAGagagaaaaggagagagagTACAAAATTCGGGAAGATGAGCGTAGGTATAAGGTACGAGAAAAGGAATGGGAGTCTAGAGAAAGGGAGAAAGAGCATTGGAGGAAAAGAGAGCgggaaagagagaaagaaagggCACATGAGCGCAAGTTGGAAATAATGGAACTAGAACATGATGGTGATGATGGTTACAAAAGGAGGAAATACAGAAGTAGTGATGAGGAGAGAAAAAGGAGACACAGAGAAAAAGAAGATGACTTGGCCGACAGattgaaagaagaagaagagattgCTGAGGCTAAACAGAGGGATGATGAGCAACAGCAAAAGAAAGAGCAAGAGGAGGCATTAAGAATCCTATCTGGTCATGTAGCTAATGGACATGACAGAGCTGTTTCACCTGAGAAAAACAATCGCGAAGATAAGAGTGTTGTGATCACTTCTGATCTGAATTTGAGTCACA GTGAAGCACTTCCACATAATAGTATTGGTGATGAATCAATGTGGGCAGCTACTGCTGCATCAGATACAAGGCAAAATAGCAATGCCCCGGCGGCTAAAAAGTTGGGATTTGGCCTACAAGGGTCAGGAAAAAGAGCTGCTGTTCCTTCATTTTTTAATGAGGATGAGGACGAGGACATgcaaaaagagaagaaaatgagACCACTTGTTCCAATTGATTACTCAACAGAAGAGCAGCCGGTTGTCCATCCTTCCATTCCTGAAGCACCCTCTTTGAACTCAATTACAGCAATAGAAACTGCAAAACGTATTTCTAATGTTAACTCTAAAGAGGATAGACTGGATGCAGAAAAGGATAGAAGCAGAAGGTCTCATGAAAGATCTAGTCATCGGGAACGTGAAAGGCATGATGAAGAGAGCCGAAAGGAAAATGTTGACCATGACCGAGCTCGGGAACATAGGCCTGATAAAACGCGGACTCCAGATAATCAGAAGCTTTTAGATGCAAAACAACTGATCGATATGATTCCAAAGACTAAAAATGAGTTGTTTTCATTCGAGATAAATTGGGCTATCTATGACAAG AATGAACTGCATGAAAGAATGAGGCCATGGATTGCTAAGAAGATTACAGAATTTCTGGGAGAGGAGGAACCCACATTGGTAGACTATATAGTCTCCAGCACTCAAGAACACGTGAAGGCGACTGAGATGCTGGAGAGGCTGCAAGTGATATTAGATGAAGAAGCTGAAATGTTTGTTTTGAAGATGTGGAGGATGCTCATCTTCGAAATCAAGAAAGTTGAAACTGGTTTGTCTTCCAGGTCCAAGTCCTAA
- the LOC116027490 gene encoding RNA-binding protein 25 isoform X3, with protein MASYCSSLETTDYPTTKFLVICCSAGVHRYPSPYPMIRQMYPPRPPIGVGIVPPLMRPPVPVIRGPIIPPVIRPAPSPLVTQTEKTHITVYVGKISPTVENDFMLSLLQLCGPVKSWKRVQDPTNGTLKGFGLCEFESAEGVLRALRLLSKLSIDGQELMLNVNLATKGYLKQYVKKKIESSTKPKDQEDTGAADKGEENVSDAEKSEASKTASEHPEPTPEDSNKDNEKENKENHDTSTFGLVTDEDKQADQEASEKLTDMIKERLKNKPLPPPPPPPQLLPTDAGGNLNVENHSRSKDGESDADAVKNEVKNEDDLTSESKPSSEHDREGTSSPDRRRHDRSSRDRDRDIKREKERELERYEREREQERAKREKEREYKIREDERRYKVREKEWESREREKEHWRKREREREKERAHERKLEIMELEHDGDDGYKRRKYRSSDEERKRRHREKEDDLADRLKEEEEIAEAKQRDDEQQQKKEQEEALRILSGHVANGHDRAVSPEKNNREDKSVVITSDLNLSHSEALPHNSIGDESMWAATAASDTRQNSNAPAAKKLGFGLQGSGKRAAVPSFFNEDEDEDMQKEKKMRPLVPIDYSTEEQPVVHPSIPEAPSLNSITAIETAKRISNVNSKEDRLDAEKDRSRRSHERSSHRERERHDEESRKENVDHDRAREHRPDKTRTPDNQKLLDAKQLIDMIPKTKNELFSFEINWAIYDKNELHERMRPWIAKKITEFLGEEEPTLVDYIVSSTQEHVKATEMLERLQVILDEEAEMFVLKMWRMLIFEIKKVETGLSSRSKS; from the exons ATGGCTTCATATTGCAGTTCTTTAGAGACCACTGACTACCCCACTACTAAATTTTTG GTTATTTGTTGTTCAGCTG GAGTTCATCGTTATCCCTCACCATACCCAATGATTCGGCAAATGTACCCTCCTCGCCCACCGATAGGTGTAGGCATTGTTCCTCCCTTGATGCGCCCGCCAGTTCCTGTCATTCGTGGTCCAATCATTCCTCCTGTTATTAGGCCGGCTCCCTCTCCACTTGTTACACAAACAGAGAAAACTCATATAACAGTTTATGTTGGCAAGATATCTCCAACTGTAGAAAATGATTTCATGCTTTCTCTATTGCAG CTCTGTGGGCCTGTAAAAAGTTGGAAGCGTGTTCAAGATCCTACAAATGGAACATTAAAAGGTTTCGGATTGTGTGAATTTGAGTCTGCTGAAGGTGTTCTTCGTGCATTGCGATTGCTTAGCAAATTAAGTATTGATGGGCAAGAATTGATG TTGAATGTCAATCTAGCAACTAAGGGATATCTTAAACAAtatgttaaaaagaaaatagaaagcTCAACTAAACCCAAAGATCAGGAGGATACTGGAGCGGCTgacaaaggggaagaaaatgtGTCAGATGCTGAAAAAAGTGAAGCTTCAAAGACTGCCTCAGAACACCCAGAGCCCACCCCGGAAGACTCAAATAAAGATAAtgagaaggaaaataaagaaaaccATGATACCAGCACCTTTGGCCTTGTTACTGATGAAGATAAGCAAGCTGACCAGGAGGCCTCAGAGAAGCTTACAGACATGATAAAGGAAAGGCTAAAGAATAAACCAttgccgccgccgcctccgccCCCTCAGTTATTACCTACTGATGCTGGTGGCAACTTGAATGTGGAAAACCATTCTAGGTCAAAAGATGGGGAATCAGATGCAGATGCAGTAAAAAATG AAGTAAAAAATGAAGATGATTTGACAAGCGAAAGTAAGCCATCAAGTGAGCATGATAGAGAAGGAACAAGCTCTCCTGATCGCAGAAGGCATGATAGGAGCAGTAGAGACCGGGACCGAGACATAAAGAGGGAGAAGGAAAGAGAGCTTGAAAGATATGAGAGAGAACGGGAACAAGAGCGGGCTAAGagagaaaaggagagagagTACAAAATTCGGGAAGATGAGCGTAGGTATAAGGTACGAGAAAAGGAATGGGAGTCTAGAGAAAGGGAGAAAGAGCATTGGAGGAAAAGAGAGCgggaaagagagaaagaaagggCACATGAGCGCAAGTTGGAAATAATGGAACTAGAACATGATGGTGATGATGGTTACAAAAGGAGGAAATACAGAAGTAGTGATGAGGAGAGAAAAAGGAGACACAGAGAAAAAGAAGATGACTTGGCCGACAGattgaaagaagaagaagagattgCTGAGGCTAAACAGAGGGATGATGAGCAACAGCAAAAGAAAGAGCAAGAGGAGGCATTAAGAATCCTATCTGGTCATGTAGCTAATGGACATGACAGAGCTGTTTCACCTGAGAAAAACAATCGCGAAGATAAGAGTGTTGTGATCACTTCTGATCTGAATTTGAGTCACA GTGAAGCACTTCCACATAATAGTATTGGTGATGAATCAATGTGGGCAGCTACTGCTGCATCAGATACAAGGCAAAATAGCAATGCCCCGGCGGCTAAAAAGTTGGGATTTGGCCTACAAGGGTCAGGAAAAAGAGCTGCTGTTCCTTCATTTTTTAATGAGGATGAGGACGAGGACATgcaaaaagagaagaaaatgagACCACTTGTTCCAATTGATTACTCAACAGAAGAGCAGCCGGTTGTCCATCCTTCCATTCCTGAAGCACCCTCTTTGAACTCAATTACAGCAATAGAAACTGCAAAACGTATTTCTAATGTTAACTCTAAAGAGGATAGACTGGATGCAGAAAAGGATAGAAGCAGAAGGTCTCATGAAAGATCTAGTCATCGGGAACGTGAAAGGCATGATGAAGAGAGCCGAAAGGAAAATGTTGACCATGACCGAGCTCGGGAACATAGGCCTGATAAAACGCGGACTCCAGATAATCAGAAGCTTTTAGATGCAAAACAACTGATCGATATGATTCCAAAGACTAAAAATGAGTTGTTTTCATTCGAGATAAATTGGGCTATCTATGACAAG AATGAACTGCATGAAAGAATGAGGCCATGGATTGCTAAGAAGATTACAGAATTTCTGGGAGAGGAGGAACCCACATTGGTAGACTATATAGTCTCCAGCACTCAAGAACACGTGAAGGCGACTGAGATGCTGGAGAGGCTGCAAGTGATATTAGATGAAGAAGCTGAAATGTTTGTTTTGAAGATGTGGAGGATGCTCATCTTCGAAATCAAGAAAGTTGAAACTGGTTTGTCTTCCAGGTCCAAGTCCTAA
- the LOC116027490 gene encoding RNA-binding protein 25 isoform X4 produces MIRQMYPPRPPIGVGIVPPLMRPPVPVIRGPIIPPVIRPAPSPLVTQTEKTHITVYVGKISPTVENDFMLSLLQLCGPVKSWKRVQDPTNGTLKGFGLCEFESAEGVLRALRLLSKLSIDGQELMLNVNLATKGYLKQYVKKKIESSTKPKDQEDTGAADKGEENVSDAEKSEASKTASEHPEPTPEDSNKDNEKENKENHDTSTFGLVTDEDKQADQEASEKLTDMIKERLKNKPLPPPPPPPQLLPTDAGGNLNVENHSRSKDGESDADAVKNEVKNEDDLTSESKPSSEHDREGTSSPDRRRHDRSSRDRDRDIKREKERELERYEREREQERAKREKEREYKIREDERRYKVREKEWESREREKEHWRKREREREKERAHERKLEIMELEHDGDDGYKRRKYRSSDEERKRRHREKEDDLADRLKEEEEIAEAKQRDDEQQQKKEQEEALRILSGHVANGHDRAVSPEKNNREDKSVVITSDLNLSHSEALPHNSIGDESMWAATAASDTRQNSNAPAAKKLGFGLQGSGKRAAVPSFFNEDEDEDMQKEKKMRPLVPIDYSTEEQPVVHPSIPEAPSLNSITAIETAKRISNVNSKEDRLDAEKDRSRRSHERSSHRERERHDEESRKENVDHDRAREHRPDKTRTPDNQKLLDAKQLIDMIPKTKNELFSFEINWAIYDKNELHERMRPWIAKKITEFLGEEEPTLVDYIVSSTQEHVKATEMLERLQVILDEEAEMFVLKMWRMLIFEIKKVETGLSSRSKS; encoded by the exons ATGATTCGGCAAATGTACCCTCCTCGCCCACCGATAGGTGTAGGCATTGTTCCTCCCTTGATGCGCCCGCCAGTTCCTGTCATTCGTGGTCCAATCATTCCTCCTGTTATTAGGCCGGCTCCCTCTCCACTTGTTACACAAACAGAGAAAACTCATATAACAGTTTATGTTGGCAAGATATCTCCAACTGTAGAAAATGATTTCATGCTTTCTCTATTGCAG CTCTGTGGGCCTGTAAAAAGTTGGAAGCGTGTTCAAGATCCTACAAATGGAACATTAAAAGGTTTCGGATTGTGTGAATTTGAGTCTGCTGAAGGTGTTCTTCGTGCATTGCGATTGCTTAGCAAATTAAGTATTGATGGGCAAGAATTGATG TTGAATGTCAATCTAGCAACTAAGGGATATCTTAAACAAtatgttaaaaagaaaatagaaagcTCAACTAAACCCAAAGATCAGGAGGATACTGGAGCGGCTgacaaaggggaagaaaatgtGTCAGATGCTGAAAAAAGTGAAGCTTCAAAGACTGCCTCAGAACACCCAGAGCCCACCCCGGAAGACTCAAATAAAGATAAtgagaaggaaaataaagaaaaccATGATACCAGCACCTTTGGCCTTGTTACTGATGAAGATAAGCAAGCTGACCAGGAGGCCTCAGAGAAGCTTACAGACATGATAAAGGAAAGGCTAAAGAATAAACCAttgccgccgccgcctccgccCCCTCAGTTATTACCTACTGATGCTGGTGGCAACTTGAATGTGGAAAACCATTCTAGGTCAAAAGATGGGGAATCAGATGCAGATGCAGTAAAAAATG AAGTAAAAAATGAAGATGATTTGACAAGCGAAAGTAAGCCATCAAGTGAGCATGATAGAGAAGGAACAAGCTCTCCTGATCGCAGAAGGCATGATAGGAGCAGTAGAGACCGGGACCGAGACATAAAGAGGGAGAAGGAAAGAGAGCTTGAAAGATATGAGAGAGAACGGGAACAAGAGCGGGCTAAGagagaaaaggagagagagTACAAAATTCGGGAAGATGAGCGTAGGTATAAGGTACGAGAAAAGGAATGGGAGTCTAGAGAAAGGGAGAAAGAGCATTGGAGGAAAAGAGAGCgggaaagagagaaagaaagggCACATGAGCGCAAGTTGGAAATAATGGAACTAGAACATGATGGTGATGATGGTTACAAAAGGAGGAAATACAGAAGTAGTGATGAGGAGAGAAAAAGGAGACACAGAGAAAAAGAAGATGACTTGGCCGACAGattgaaagaagaagaagagattgCTGAGGCTAAACAGAGGGATGATGAGCAACAGCAAAAGAAAGAGCAAGAGGAGGCATTAAGAATCCTATCTGGTCATGTAGCTAATGGACATGACAGAGCTGTTTCACCTGAGAAAAACAATCGCGAAGATAAGAGTGTTGTGATCACTTCTGATCTGAATTTGAGTCACA GTGAAGCACTTCCACATAATAGTATTGGTGATGAATCAATGTGGGCAGCTACTGCTGCATCAGATACAAGGCAAAATAGCAATGCCCCGGCGGCTAAAAAGTTGGGATTTGGCCTACAAGGGTCAGGAAAAAGAGCTGCTGTTCCTTCATTTTTTAATGAGGATGAGGACGAGGACATgcaaaaagagaagaaaatgagACCACTTGTTCCAATTGATTACTCAACAGAAGAGCAGCCGGTTGTCCATCCTTCCATTCCTGAAGCACCCTCTTTGAACTCAATTACAGCAATAGAAACTGCAAAACGTATTTCTAATGTTAACTCTAAAGAGGATAGACTGGATGCAGAAAAGGATAGAAGCAGAAGGTCTCATGAAAGATCTAGTCATCGGGAACGTGAAAGGCATGATGAAGAGAGCCGAAAGGAAAATGTTGACCATGACCGAGCTCGGGAACATAGGCCTGATAAAACGCGGACTCCAGATAATCAGAAGCTTTTAGATGCAAAACAACTGATCGATATGATTCCAAAGACTAAAAATGAGTTGTTTTCATTCGAGATAAATTGGGCTATCTATGACAAG AATGAACTGCATGAAAGAATGAGGCCATGGATTGCTAAGAAGATTACAGAATTTCTGGGAGAGGAGGAACCCACATTGGTAGACTATATAGTCTCCAGCACTCAAGAACACGTGAAGGCGACTGAGATGCTGGAGAGGCTGCAAGTGATATTAGATGAAGAAGCTGAAATGTTTGTTTTGAAGATGTGGAGGATGCTCATCTTCGAAATCAAGAAAGTTGAAACTGGTTTGTCTTCCAGGTCCAAGTCCTAA